The DNA window GATGATCTATAAACAGTATCCCATTTAAATGGTCAATTTCGTGCTGAAAAATTACGGCTGTAAAATCTTCAATCATTTCAATTTTGTGGGTTCCGTCGAATTTGTCGTATTCAATCAAAATAGCATATGAGCGGATATTCGTATTTTCTCGTTCGTCCGGAACAGAGAGGCATCCTTCCATACAATCTTGCTTCATTTTTGAATACTGAATGATTTTTGGATTTAAATAAACTTCAAACGGTTTGCTTTCTTTATCGAAGCGTTGCACCCAAATTATGTTTTTCAAAATTCCTACTTGAGGTGCAGCAATTCCGACCCCAAGTGAAAGGCTATCCTTCACAGTGTTTAATAATCGCTTTAGGAAAGTTT is part of the Bacteroidota bacterium genome and encodes:
- the def gene encoding peptide deformylase, whose amino-acid sequence is MKKFIPLFLLSFFLFGCSSLKKMQNNHLRENSFSTDQSQLIMQSDISTPMRVLKINAKVDSVILIKKSEDVFINPDDIVLQTFLKRLLNTVKDSLSLGVGIAAPQVGILKNIIWVQRFDKESKPFEVYLNPKIIQYSKMKQDCMEGCLSVPDERENTNIRSYAILIEYDKFDGTHKIEMIEDFTAVIFQHEIDHLNGILFIDHLEN